In Scophthalmus maximus strain ysfricsl-2021 chromosome 5, ASM2237912v1, whole genome shotgun sequence, the sequence TGAGAAAATGGACCtagaagtggagagagagggagataaatgTTACAAAACTacaactgtaaaacaaacaggTCCACGTGTTTTTATCTGACTACAACACATTCTGGCCAgattttgacagaaaaacaaacaaaaaaatcagatttcatGACAGAGTACTCTCTGACACTCTCTCACTTGGTccaacacaaaatgacaacattccatttttggtttttttaaatatgaatttcacAAACTATTAGTTACTATTAATTAGTGATCCTCAACGGTGACGATGGGCAGATTGTTTATCTTGGGACTgcggctacatccacattactacatccacattactacatcTCTGTTTAAAACGTATCCCAGCTGCTTTGTTgacgcctgccgtccacactactccagagtagacaatctgctaCAGAGATCGCTGTTGTTTTATGGATGTAGCCGGTATAACCTGAAGTTGGACGAGATAACTGAGGCTACAGCCATTCGAATgcgtatttgtttttaaaactataacatagtagtgtggatgtaacCACAGCGAATAAGCTTATATCCCAACATGCCAAACTATTCCTTTACTTATTGGTGATAACCCtggtaagtaaaaaaaaattaccttgTGATGGGCAGATTCCACAATCAATTCTCCATACATGTTCAGGACCTAAAgtacaaaaatatttgtttacacTAAAAAAGTTTGCTAATTTCCCAGAttaatgatatatattatattgttgGATTATAACCTGGTCATTGAGCCAGTTCTGATCTGCCAGTGTCGACAAATCctccagtgtcagtgtgtgtttcctgtagaCCACCTGGAAGGAGGGAACGGCTTTCTGAACGGCCGCTCTTCTGTATTTGGTGACCTCTGAGAAGACGACATTTTTCCTGCGGAGTCGGGTAAGACATAAGACGACTGGTCcagaaataaaatcattttagaCACCACTCTCACTGCTCCACCTAGACACACTTGACCTTTAAAATAGTTCAACTGAACTAACAGTTGGATTTAGACTTTTATGTTTACCTGTCACTGAAATCCGTGTTTAacttcctcctcaggtgtctcaaCACGTCGCTCTTTTGTAGCGGAATGAAACTTCCGTATATCGTGTAAAACTCATCAAGGAACTCTAGAGAAACATGGACACAATGCAATGTCAGACAGCTGTGGGAAAAGTAAAAGTGAAggtaaaaaatttttttataaaagtgaaAATTGTCTACCGTGGATGTTCTTCGTCAGGGCTTTAAGGCCAACCTCGGTTTTAGAAGTCCTTATACCGTTGAATCTCTCATCAGTATAACTGTTTGAATTCTTGTCGTGACCTGGAGTGACTGTAGTACATTGTCCTGATGGAAACCTCATGGTCCCCACACAAGCTTCGCTCTCTGTACATAGCAGGGGTTTGACAGTGTGAGAGCGTTTTGAAGGCTCTGCCATTTCACAACACTGATCAAAGGTCTCTCTTCTTTGAGACGGCACGGCTTGAGTGAGGGCGCCTGCAGGTTCATTCGTGTCCGTGACCTGGTTCTGCAAGACGCCGGAAGCTCTCAGAGTCTCTGACCGACTGACAGTTTCACGTGGCTGCAGGAGGCGGATCTGTCCTCCGAGCGAGTCCTCTGAAGCTTCAGTATTACAACCAAGTGGTGACATAACAGCCGATGCTCTGGCTTGTTGGTTCTCTGAGTTTACTGTGTGGTACGTTGGAaccttccttttatttttctgagaCTGTGCCTTTGGGTTGAGGCAGGGTCCCGAGCTGATCCCACAAGCTCTTTTCTTTGATCTGCCAATCCCACAACGACATTTCTCTCGCCGCTTCCTCCACATCCAAAGCTGTAATTTACAATACAAGCGTCTCTTGGCCCGCCAGGACAGATGAGAACCTCCCTTTACTGAAGACATGAACCCCTTCGCTCTCTTGAGGTATTTTGATTTGCTGCGGCAGCTCTTGTGCTTTGTGCATGTGGAAGAGACCGATGGAGGGTCACACGAGAACATGGACTTGTGCGTATCCTTACAGCTGTGGGGAGGGCAGGTCCAAACGCTCATATGTAGCAGTGCTGAATCCCGATTTTATTTAGTCGGCTTTCTGAGGAAGAGATGCTCAAGGCCATGGTCCTCTGGCTCTAATGATCAGGCTCGCCATACTCCACTGAGCTGACCTTTGAAGTTGCTTCCACTTCCGGTGACGTACTCGGCAGAACTGTGAACATCTGCTGCAGTAGAGAAGGGGTGTGTTGTTACATGCGACACGTGTCCCACAGTCCCGCACGAACTACGACTACAAGGTGTCCCTCAGCCCGCCACACTGCAGGTGGCTCATGGTTCTGTAGAGGCTACATTAGCTAACGCAGCTCGGTTCACTGACACAACTGATGGTAACACTCAACAACAACCGGCCGTGACTCACTGCGACGTCTTTCCTCAGCGACACCTCGGAGAGGAAAGAGCTGCTGTCTGATAAAGCTCCTCCATCTCTACCTCCTGGAGAACTGATGTAGTTTCTCTTTAACAACACGGCGTTCGGCCGCTCCACCTGCCGCGCAATTAGAAGCATGTATACAAATCCTCTGCGCCCTGAGAGTCGCGTGTGAAATGCGTCACTCTGGCGTCGACCAATCAGAATCTACTGAGAACGATGGGTAGATTTAGGACAAAAGACGTAACATGAATACTAATAGTATGAATATTAATACTTATAATAACATTAATACTAATACTATTAATGCTGATTCTAAGACTAATATTGATACTGATATTAATAtgaatactaatactaatactactaaTGCTGATACTTACACTAATATTAATACTAATAAAACGAAAGATATTACTAGTACTAATACTAATACAGCTTAATCTAATACCAAGACTACGAATACAATTTATTCTAATATAAATACTAGTTCTTAAACTACAAATACAGGATTAATATTAATGGTAATATCAAAactactaatattaataataacaataatattacTAATATTACTTTTACTTATATCACTAATAAAAATGAGAATGACTTTATAAATAGAACACCTTTCAAAGCACAGTTACATACCGTACAGAGTTAAATCTAAAACAAGATAGATCATTAAAACAATCACAGAACAACAGAATTCGAAGTGGACACTGAGTTTTACCCTTGTGCTCGGGCGGTGAGCTCCACGGCTGAGGGTCCCTGGCAGAAAAGACCTTTAGTGAAAAAGTGGAGATTTGGGGAACTGTTGGGAAACTGATAGAATATATGATGTCAAGCAGGCTCAAAGGAAGTTCATAGGTGAAGGATCCAGACAGGATTGTAAAACTAACCGGTAACTGGTGAAGGGCAGCACTGTCTAGAGTGGTGTGGTCGcgtcttttaaaaatgtgttcaaatccTGGCAGCCGTTTTGTATCACCTCAGTCTTTGGATATtgagttggttggttggtttcaTTGTTTGGCAGTGTCAGCCCAGTGGAATTCGATTTTATTCCaactagttgttgttgttgttgttgttgttgttgttttgttgttgttgttgtttttttaccacaatCCAAAAATGTCCAACATCTTCTCAGCTTTAAGTTTCTGCTGCAATCAGAATTGAATAGACAAGCAAATAAACAGTTTCTATTTAAAACAATTTGCCATTTGGTTCTTCATGTTAAACTGTAGGAAATTAAGGCCTAACTAAGCTATGTAGGAATACCATATGTTCTCatgatatttagtttattgttttGAAATCCCTACAGAACTACACTAATAACCAGGACATGTGAGATATAAAATCAGTCAAATCTGTTCCATTAATGCCAGTGTTAAACATCTACTTCAGGTGTTACAGTGGGATGCAACTTCATGTATTCAGCAAAAGTCATCAAGGATTTCTGAGGAGATTTGAATAACATGGTCATGTCAAAAAgctatgaaaaaagaaatgcaagaaaagatgaagataaaaTTTGATACAACAAGGAAATCCTTTGTAAGTGCTTTATTGGTGATCTCCGTTTGAGAGAACTTTTTAAAACTTATAAGCCATCATCAGTCTCTGTGTATCCTCAAGTGACACTGGCGTATTGTGCAGACAGTCCAACACAGAGCAAACATGTGGGAGGCAGCAATGAGTGTCCGTGACCCTCCACTGTGTCCCCTGCCGCCTGTTGGCAAACATCCTCTTTGCTGAACTGTCATTGAGCAAGTCACCGAATCCCTGCTGACACTGGGGCCCTGCTCTCTGGCTGATCACTCTCAATGACTCCGTGGAGCGCAACAGCTGATTACACAATATAGGTGTTTGGACATGAAGCTCTtcacatgttttgtgttgtattcAATTCAAGGAACTTTCTGCCACATCTGGAGGCGGCTAGTAAAAGAAGGAGGAGACGTTTGGGTGGTTCATGGTACATGGTGACTTTTCATGTCCCTATGATTCACTCAATcctatttacaataaaataagtCACATATTGATAACAAATAGCTTAAATCATTTATGTATGccttttttactttattactTAAACGGAGATAATagatattttaaacattatttagtGTTTACAAACCTTTTTTATTGATAGATGTATTATATTTGATCATGTCCTCAGTGCAAAGTAATCAACTTAAATAAGAACAATTAACcattaaatgataaaaactTCAAAATATTCTTTAATTACTGTATTGACTAAGCTAAAGTGCCTCTAAACATATAGATAAATCAGATTAAACCATagatatattttacttttttcttaatttactGTGACCCTGAATTCATCTTCCACCTTGTTAATATGTACTTTCTCGCCAACCAAAAAAATTCTACAATTACATATAGAACATTTTCAGGAAGGgacatcatttctttttgttgggAATTCAACTGTGTAAATTGGGGTAAGCTTCAACTGTCCCTGCTACCATTTTGTCTggtttttgaaatgtcattCTGCTTGTCCCACTCTTAAAGTTCCACCCTGTAAGGCTATTTTATGGAGAatgtttatataatatatatatatatatatacaggtatatatatatcacagagTCCGGTGATGAATTGTTTGGCATATTTTGGTGATATTGATGatcaaacaattattattattttataagtCCCTGAGCTCAACCAATATGTATTTCTATTAGTAAATCATGTCACTTTTCTGACAGAATgattaactttattttttaaacataacttattttccccaaaaaatgatgAAGCCAAAATGTATGCCAGGCATCACCCATTTGTAGATGTGTCActataaaaacaaagagaaaaaaacggaaTTATCAATGATTTAAGCTAGATATACCCAACTTACATTTGACTTGGCAGCGGTCCTAAAACACAACCCACGTGTGTAGTTGGAGTCAGGAGGGACGATCACTGTGTTTAACTTGGCTCCGCTCTCCTGTTTAAAGTACAGGATATATATACGCCGCGGACCACATGAGTCTTTCCGCTCATCCTTCACTTAATCTCCTCCAGTGCTCTGATACCTCTTCCATCTCTCACAGCAATGAGTCTCCTGGGCTTCACTGTGGTTCTGGGACTACTGCTGGGGGTGTGGGCTCAGCACAATGTGCTTCGGCCTCTGTGTGACTCCCCCAAGGCCGAGGAGGCTGCTCTGGTAGCCCAGGATTACCTCAATGGACAGCACACTCATGGTTACAAGTATGCACTGAACAGGATCGAGGATATCAAGGTCCAAGTCGAGGTAAGTCAAGGAGTAGTTAAAGGCAAGGACATCAGGTATTTACATCTTTTCCTATCAACCTGGGGGTGGAACAGGATATGCACAACATTACAAAATACTCTGCCTGTGCATTTCTTCACTACCACTGGTCGATAGGATATTAATTAATTGGTAGATTTAATTGTGAACTGCATCATTATGTGTCATTTTGCATCAAGCTGTAAAAATATATCCTATAAAGAA encodes:
- the LOC118311392 gene encoding sentrin-specific protease 5, translated to MSVWTCPPHSCKDTHKSMFSCDPPSVSSTCTKHKSCRSKSKYLKRAKGFMSSVKGGSHLSWRAKRRLYCKLQLWMWRKRREKCRCGIGRSKKRACGISSGPCLNPKAQSQKNKRKVPTYHTVNSENQQARASAVMSPLGCNTEASEDSLGGQIRLLQPRETVSRSETLRASGVLQNQVTDTNEPAGALTQAVPSQRRETFDQCCEMAEPSKRSHTVKPLLCTESEACVGTMRFPSGQCTTVTPGHDKNSNSYTDERFNGIRTSKTEVGLKALTKNIHEFLDEFYTIYGSFIPLQKSDVLRHLRRKLNTDFSDRKNVVFSEVTKYRRAAVQKAVPSFQVVYRKHTLTLEDLSTLADQNWLNDQVLNMYGELIVESAHHKVHFLNSFFHRQLMTKGYDGVKRWTKQVDLFSKSLLLVPIHLEVHWCLVTADFVKKKICLYDSQGIALQKVARNILKYLMAEAKEKQQTDFEGGWTVSYDEKIPQQTNENDCGVFVLEYSRRLALAKPLQFSQKDIPKIRKRIYKELCDCKLHEEG